From one Gemmatimonadaceae bacterium genomic stretch:
- a CDS encoding efflux RND transporter permease subunit, giving the protein MNFTALFIRRPVTTTLLAVAVLVFGGLAYRLLSVSDLPAVDYPTITVSASLPGASPETMASAVATPLEKQFTTIAGVDNMTSTSALGGTTITLQFSLARNIDAAAQDVQSAISKTLRELPPGIIPPSLTKSNPADQPILYLSFRSKTMPLSALDELVQQVVAQRLSTVNGVAQVSVLGTQKYAARVQVDPRALASRGIGIDEVAAAVSQQNVNLPTGVLWGPQKAYTVSANGQLVNAAQFQEVIVAYRNGAPVRLKDLGQVVDGVQNLRIAGWYKDTRAISLSVQKQPGTNTVEVADAVKAILPTLRAQLLAAVEFEIFMDRSASIRESVHDVKVTLGLTIFLVVLVIFLFLRNTSATMIPSVAVPMALVGTFAVMYALDFSLDNLSLMALTLAVAFVVDDAIVMLENIVRHMEMGKKPLQAALDGASEIGFTILSMTISLVAVFIPLLFMGGIVGRLFREFAVTITAAILVSGAVSLTLTPMLASRFLNEARIHGTHNWLLDRFEAAYQWAYRTYARTLTWVMAHRPVALVASASALVLTAVAYQMVPKGFFPSEDQNRLSASTEAAQGTSFEEMVRHQKAVVAIALQDPNVDALISNVGTGQGGTSGTANQGRFTMRLKPREQRSKSADEIIPELTKKLRVVPGIAVYVRNDPVIQIGGRTSKGLYQYTMSGADLPVLYSAAQTAEKALKELPQITDVTTDLQIANPQASVELDRDRAALYGVTPEQIEQALYNAYGSRQVSSIYTANNQYWVILELLPEFQSDLSALDMLYVRAKTGKLVPLSSVTRVERTLGPMLVNHTAQQPSVTLSFNLRPGYALGDAVTAIEKAARGALPEGVSTGFYGAAQVFQQTQQGLLALFVIAIFVIYVVLGVLYESFIHPLTILSGIPFAAFGALITLVLTRTELTVYAWVGIIMLIGLVKKNAIMMIDFATETEKKKGTPAFDAIYEACLVRFRPIMMTTGAALVGTLPIALGAGAGAESRRPLGIAVVGGLAFSQLITLYVTPVIYTYFDDVMKRRRARG; this is encoded by the coding sequence ATGAATTTCACGGCGCTCTTCATCAGGCGGCCGGTCACGACCACGCTGCTCGCGGTGGCCGTGCTCGTCTTCGGTGGGCTGGCGTATCGGCTGCTGAGTGTCAGCGACCTGCCCGCGGTGGATTATCCGACCATCACGGTGAGCGCGTCGTTGCCGGGGGCGAGCCCGGAGACGATGGCCTCCGCCGTGGCGACGCCGCTGGAGAAGCAGTTCACGACGATCGCCGGCGTCGACAACATGACGTCGACGAGCGCGCTCGGCGGCACGACCATCACGCTGCAGTTCTCCCTCGCGCGCAACATCGACGCCGCCGCGCAGGACGTGCAGTCGGCCATCAGCAAGACGCTGCGCGAGCTGCCGCCGGGCATCATCCCGCCGTCGCTGACCAAGTCGAACCCGGCCGACCAGCCGATCCTGTACCTCAGCTTCCGTTCGAAGACGATGCCGCTGTCGGCGCTCGACGAGCTGGTGCAGCAGGTGGTGGCGCAGCGGCTGAGCACGGTGAATGGCGTGGCGCAGGTGAGCGTGCTCGGCACGCAGAAGTACGCGGCGCGCGTGCAGGTGGATCCCCGCGCCCTCGCGAGCCGCGGCATCGGCATCGACGAAGTGGCCGCGGCGGTGTCGCAGCAGAACGTGAACCTGCCCACCGGTGTCCTCTGGGGGCCGCAAAAGGCGTACACGGTCAGCGCCAACGGTCAGCTGGTAAATGCGGCGCAGTTCCAGGAGGTGATCGTCGCCTATCGCAATGGCGCGCCGGTGCGGCTCAAGGACCTGGGACAGGTGGTGGACGGCGTGCAGAACCTGCGCATCGCCGGCTGGTACAAGGACACGCGCGCCATCTCGCTGTCGGTGCAGAAGCAGCCCGGCACGAACACCGTCGAAGTGGCCGACGCGGTGAAGGCCATCCTGCCGACGCTGCGCGCGCAGCTCCTCGCGGCGGTGGAGTTCGAGATCTTCATGGACCGCTCGGCGAGCATTCGCGAGTCGGTGCACGACGTGAAGGTCACGCTGGGCCTCACGATCTTCCTCGTCGTGCTGGTGATCTTCCTGTTCCTGCGGAACACCTCGGCGACGATGATCCCCAGCGTCGCCGTGCCGATGGCGCTGGTGGGGACGTTCGCGGTGATGTACGCGCTGGACTTCAGCCTCGACAACCTGTCGCTGATGGCGCTGACGCTGGCCGTGGCGTTCGTCGTGGACGACGCCATCGTGATGCTCGAGAACATCGTGCGTCACATGGAGATGGGAAAGAAGCCGCTGCAGGCGGCGCTCGACGGCGCGTCGGAGATCGGCTTCACGATTCTCTCGATGACCATCTCGCTGGTGGCCGTCTTCATCCCGCTCCTGTTCATGGGCGGGATCGTGGGGCGGCTCTTCCGCGAGTTCGCGGTGACCATCACCGCGGCCATTCTCGTGTCGGGCGCGGTCTCGCTGACGCTCACGCCGATGCTCGCGTCGCGCTTCCTGAACGAGGCGCGCATCCACGGCACCCACAACTGGCTGCTCGACCGCTTCGAGGCGGCGTACCAGTGGGCGTACCGGACCTACGCGCGCACGCTCACCTGGGTGATGGCGCACCGCCCGGTGGCGCTGGTGGCCAGCGCGTCGGCGCTGGTGCTGACGGCCGTCGCGTACCAGATGGTGCCCAAGGGCTTCTTCCCCTCGGAAGACCAGAACCGGCTCTCGGCGAGCACCGAGGCGGCGCAGGGGACGAGCTTCGAGGAGATGGTGCGGCACCAGAAGGCGGTGGTGGCCATCGCGCTGCAGGATCCCAACGTGGATGCCCTCATCTCGAACGTTGGCACGGGGCAGGGTGGCACGTCGGGCACGGCGAACCAGGGGCGCTTCACGATGCGCCTCAAGCCGCGCGAGCAGCGCTCCAAGTCGGCGGACGAGATCATCCCCGAGCTCACGAAGAAGCTGCGCGTCGTTCCCGGCATCGCGGTGTACGTGCGCAACGACCCCGTCATCCAGATCGGCGGGCGCACGTCGAAGGGGTTGTACCAGTACACGATGAGCGGCGCCGACCTTCCCGTGCTCTACAGCGCGGCGCAGACGGCGGAGAAGGCGCTCAAGGAGCTGCCGCAGATCACCGACGTCACCACCGACCTGCAGATCGCCAATCCGCAGGCGTCGGTGGAACTTGACCGCGATCGCGCCGCGCTGTATGGCGTGACGCCCGAGCAGATCGAGCAGGCGCTGTACAACGCGTATGGCTCGCGACAGGTGAGCAGCATCTACACGGCCAACAACCAGTACTGGGTGATCCTCGAGCTGCTCCCGGAGTTCCAGAGCGACCTGTCCGCGCTCGACATGCTGTACGTGCGGGCCAAGACGGGCAAGCTCGTGCCGCTCTCGTCGGTGACGCGCGTCGAACGCACGCTGGGGCCGATGCTCGTGAACCACACCGCACAGCAGCCCAGCGTGACGCTGTCGTTCAACCTGCGCCCGGGATACGCGCTCGGCGATGCCGTCACCGCCATTGAGAAGGCGGCGCGCGGCGCGCTCCCCGAAGGCGTGTCGACCGGCTTCTACGGGGCGGCGCAGGTCTTTCAGCAGACGCAGCAGGGACTGCTGGCGCTGTTCGTGATCGCCATCTTCGTGATCTACGTGGTGCTCGGCGTGCTGTACGAGAGCTTCATCCACCCGCTCACGATCCTCAGCGGCATTCCGTTTGCGGCCTTCGGCGCGCTGATCACGCTGGTGCTGACGCGCACGGAACTGACGGTCTACGCGTGGGTGGGCATCATCATGCTGATAGGCCTCGTGAAGAAGAACGCCATCATGATGATCGACTTTGCGACGGAGACGGAAAAGAAGAAGGGAACGCCGGCCTTCGACGCGATCTACGAGGCGTGCCTGGTGCGTTTCCGCCCGATCATGATGACCACGGGCGCGGCGCTGGTGGGCACGCTGCCCATCGCGCTCGGTGCCGGCGCGGGCGCCGAGTCACGGCGGCCGCTGGGCATCGCGGTGGTGGGCGGACTCGCCTTCTCGCAGCTGATCACGCTCTATGTGACGCCAGTCATCTACACGTACTTCGACGACGTGATGAAGCGGAGAAGGGCGAGGGGGTAG
- a CDS encoding efflux RND transporter periplasmic adaptor subunit: protein MKNARVLFLMVPVVGLACGKPAAPPKPPIPVTVAMATRGDAPYLVRANGLVEPVQSVAVQSQVGGVLREVRFREGDEVAAGEVLFEIDPVPYRAAAQQARAVLARDKAQYDAAVRDAERYEALAQRDYVTRSQADQAAANAAALKAVVDADKANVENAQFNLDNATIKAPVSGKTGSVLVRQGNLVRPNATTPLVVINQIHPILVRFSVPQRELALVQKHSQAQALQATAYPGRGSGAPVPGTLSFVDNGVDTTTGTVTLKARFANAENQLWPGQFVAVQLEIFRESNAVLVPTPAVQTGQDGLFVFIVDKAGTAQVAPVTAGRAVGDLTVIEKGLTGGEQVVVDGQSRLTVGAKVEVRSAPTGAGSPRQPAAARAPTP, encoded by the coding sequence ATGAAGAACGCGCGTGTCCTGTTCCTGATGGTCCCCGTGGTCGGCCTCGCCTGCGGCAAGCCGGCCGCGCCGCCGAAGCCGCCGATCCCCGTCACCGTCGCGATGGCGACGCGAGGCGATGCACCGTACCTGGTGCGAGCCAACGGGCTCGTCGAACCCGTGCAGTCGGTGGCGGTGCAGAGCCAGGTGGGCGGCGTGCTGCGTGAAGTGCGCTTCCGCGAGGGCGATGAGGTGGCCGCGGGGGAGGTGCTGTTCGAGATCGATCCGGTGCCGTATCGCGCGGCCGCGCAGCAGGCGCGCGCGGTGCTGGCGCGCGACAAGGCGCAGTATGACGCCGCCGTGCGCGACGCCGAGCGGTACGAGGCGCTGGCCCAGCGCGACTACGTGACGCGCTCGCAGGCCGATCAGGCCGCAGCCAACGCGGCGGCGCTCAAGGCGGTGGTGGATGCCGACAAGGCGAACGTCGAGAACGCGCAGTTCAACCTGGACAACGCGACCATCAAGGCCCCGGTCAGCGGCAAGACGGGGAGCGTGCTGGTGCGGCAGGGGAACCTGGTGCGGCCCAACGCGACGACGCCGCTCGTGGTGATCAACCAGATCCACCCCATCCTCGTCCGCTTCTCGGTGCCACAGCGTGAACTGGCGCTGGTGCAGAAGCACTCGCAGGCGCAGGCGCTCCAGGCCACGGCCTATCCGGGGCGGGGGAGCGGCGCGCCGGTGCCGGGCACGCTGAGCTTCGTGGACAACGGCGTGGACACGACCACGGGGACGGTGACGCTGAAGGCGCGGTTCGCCAATGCCGAGAATCAGCTCTGGCCCGGGCAGTTCGTGGCGGTGCAGCTCGAGATCTTCCGGGAGTCCAACGCCGTGCTCGTGCCGACGCCCGCGGTGCAGACGGGCCAGGACGGCCTGTTCGTCTTCATCGTGGACAAGGCCGGCACCGCGCAGGTGGCGCCGGTGACGGCGGGGCGCGCGGTCGGCGACCTGACGGTCATCGAGAAGGGACTGACGGGGGGCGAACAGGTGGTGGTGGACGGGCAATCGCGCCTGACGGTCGGGGCAAAGGTCGAGGTGCGGAGCGCGCCGACGGGCGCCGGATCGCCACGCCAGCCCGCCGCGGCGCGCGCACCGACGCCATGA
- a CDS encoding TolC family protein has product MATAPTPREGWPTSRRAGAPFDSAAIRLARRGAVIPDSAASRLQALTLADVIDVALGNNPQTRITWAQSRAAASAYASARGRWVPTLQADANGGPSRAISSNPARVPGDRTTVSTTISLQYLLFDFGARGGVMSAAREAMFAADLTHNGAVQSVVLQSESAYFTYQAARGLVDASRQTVATATTNLAAAERRHDVGLATIADVLQARTALAQSRLASQTAEGNLQAARAQLALALGLPANAAFDVVSDTGATPVAALAENVDSLIARAMRERPDVMASRATARQSAQQVRVARSAMLPSVTMGANRGQAFSNANVLDGTTYALTFGLSVPLFYGLSRASDVATARENAAVAAARADQAQLNAAAQVWTSYWALQTVTQRVATARELLTSATRSEEVARGRYAEGVGSILDLLTAQNALADARAQSIQSRWTWFAALAQLARDAGVLGTHGEPNLTLTPGTPGKPR; this is encoded by the coding sequence GTGGCGACCGCTCCGACGCCGCGCGAGGGGTGGCCCACCAGCCGACGCGCCGGCGCTCCGTTCGACTCGGCCGCGATTCGGTTGGCGCGGCGGGGGGCCGTCATCCCCGATTCAGCCGCGTCACGCCTGCAGGCGCTTACCCTGGCCGATGTCATCGACGTCGCGCTCGGCAACAACCCGCAGACGCGCATCACGTGGGCCCAGTCGCGCGCGGCTGCGTCGGCGTATGCGAGCGCGCGCGGCCGGTGGGTGCCGACGCTGCAGGCCGACGCCAATGGCGGGCCATCGCGCGCCATCTCATCGAATCCGGCGCGGGTGCCGGGCGACCGCACCACGGTCTCCACCACCATCTCGCTGCAATACCTGCTCTTCGACTTTGGCGCCCGCGGCGGCGTGATGTCGGCGGCGCGCGAGGCGATGTTCGCGGCCGACCTGACGCACAATGGTGCGGTGCAATCGGTGGTGCTCCAGTCGGAATCTGCGTACTTCACGTATCAGGCCGCCCGCGGGCTGGTGGATGCGTCGCGGCAGACCGTGGCGACGGCGACGACCAACCTGGCGGCTGCCGAACGCCGGCACGACGTGGGCTTGGCCACCATCGCCGACGTGCTGCAGGCGCGCACCGCGCTGGCGCAGTCGCGCCTGGCGTCGCAGACCGCGGAGGGGAACCTGCAGGCCGCACGCGCCCAACTGGCGCTCGCGCTCGGCCTGCCCGCCAACGCCGCGTTCGACGTCGTCAGCGACACGGGGGCGACCCCGGTGGCCGCGCTCGCCGAGAACGTGGACTCGCTCATCGCGCGCGCCATGCGCGAGCGTCCGGATGTGATGGCGTCGCGTGCCACCGCGCGACAGAGCGCGCAGCAGGTGCGCGTGGCCCGCTCGGCGATGCTTCCCAGCGTCACGATGGGGGCGAATCGCGGCCAGGCCTTCTCCAACGCGAACGTGCTCGATGGCACGACGTACGCGCTGACCTTCGGCCTGTCGGTGCCGCTCTTCTACGGGCTGTCGCGCGCCTCCGACGTGGCGACGGCGCGGGAGAATGCGGCCGTGGCGGCCGCCCGCGCGGACCAGGCGCAGCTCAACGCCGCGGCGCAGGTGTGGACGTCGTACTGGGCGCTGCAGACCGTCACGCAGCGCGTGGCCACGGCGCGCGAACTGTTGACGAGTGCGACGCGCTCCGAAGAAGTGGCGCGCGGCCGCTATGCCGAGGGAGTGGGCAGCATTCTCGACCTGCTCACGGCGCAGAACGCGCTGGCCGACGCCCGGGCCCAGTCGATTCAGAGCCGCTGGACATGGTTTGCCGCGCTCGCGCAGCTGGCGCGCGACGCGGGCGTGCTCGGGACGCATGGCGAGCCGAACCTGACTCTCACACCCGGCACACCGGGGAAGCCTCGATGA
- a CDS encoding YbhB/YbcL family Raf kinase inhibitor-like protein, whose protein sequence is MELISGSFAHGEAIPVRHTCDGANCSPPLAWSNAPSAARSLALLVDDPDAPDPAAPKRIWVHWVLYNIPPSVSALPEGGARSPVPSGALEGLNDSGDPGYEGPCPPIGRHRYFHTLYALDTVLPDLGPRATRKDLDAAMRGHILETAAVMGTYQRAGTGRG, encoded by the coding sequence ATGGAACTCATCTCCGGCTCGTTCGCGCACGGTGAGGCAATCCCCGTGCGGCACACCTGCGATGGAGCGAACTGCTCGCCGCCGCTCGCCTGGTCGAATGCGCCTTCCGCCGCAAGGAGCCTTGCGCTGCTCGTGGACGATCCCGACGCGCCCGATCCGGCGGCGCCAAAGCGCATCTGGGTGCACTGGGTCCTGTACAACATCCCGCCGTCCGTGAGCGCGCTGCCCGAGGGCGGTGCGCGGTCGCCGGTGCCGAGCGGTGCGCTCGAAGGTCTCAACGACTCCGGTGATCCTGGCTACGAGGGACCGTGTCCCCCCATCGGCCGCCATCGGTATTTCCACACCCTCTACGCACTCGATACCGTGCTGCCCGACCTCGGCCCACGGGCCACGCGCAAGGATCTGGATGCGGCCATGCGCGGGCACATCCTCGAGACGGCGGCGGTGATGGGAACGTACCAACGGGCGGGAACGGGGAGGGGGTAG
- the crcB gene encoding fluoride efflux transporter CrcB, which translates to MRLVLAVALGSAVGGVARFLLSAWLEQRAVSSFPYATLLVNITGSVLLGFLATWTYETAGVPADVRALLTTGLCGGYTTFSTFSLETVALIEEGFLGRAAAYIALSVLLSVVGAYAGILGARQLVLLRAS; encoded by the coding sequence ATGCGCCTTGTCCTTGCCGTCGCCCTTGGCAGCGCCGTTGGCGGCGTGGCCCGCTTTCTCCTTTCTGCTTGGCTCGAGCAGCGGGCCGTGTCGTCGTTCCCGTACGCGACGCTTCTCGTGAACATTACCGGGAGCGTGCTGCTCGGTTTCCTCGCCACGTGGACGTACGAGACGGCCGGGGTCCCCGCCGACGTGCGGGCACTGCTGACCACGGGCTTGTGCGGCGGCTACACCACCTTCTCGACGTTCAGCCTCGAGACGGTCGCGCTCATCGAGGAGGGATTCCTCGGCCGCGCCGCCGCCTACATCGCCTTGAGCGTGCTGCTCTCCGTGGTGGGCGCGTACGCCGGCATCCTCGGCGCCCGCCAGTTGGTGCTCCTGCGCGCCTCGTAG